aatctcagccacttgggaggctgaggcatttttttatgtttgtttatgttttatgctttatgtttttagtagagacggggtttcatcatattggccaggctggtcttgagctcctgacctcaagtgatctgcgcacctcagcctcccaaagtgctgtgattacaggcataagccactgtgctcggcctagTTTGGGCTCTTTTGGCTGTAAGTAAGAGAAACCCACTATGACTAGCTCAAGTCAAAAAAGAGGATTCATTTAAAGGTTGTAAGAGCATCCAAGGACAGAAACACAGTTCAGCCTCTGGGATGAACTGGAATCTAAGACTTGAAAATGCAAACATTTCTAACATGATCTTTCTCTATTTTACCATTTCTGGCtactcctttttgtatttttctctttccttccagtTGCATGGAGCCTAAGTTAAAGCCTGaaaaagcagctgggcatggcggcatgtccgagctactcaggaggctgaagtgggaggatggcttgagtgcaggacttcaaggctgcagtatGCTAGGATCACACCTACGAatagccactgtattccagcctgggcaacatagctagaccctgtcttatttaaaaaagaaaagaaaggaaaaaaagctggaaaaaaacaaaaggaagtgcTGTGTGACATTATTCAGGGAGATGAGGTTAATAGTTTTTAGGCATCTGGTTTTCATCCTATTTACGGTACAGAAGTAGAAATAGGGACCTTGTAGATCCAGTACTGACTTGGCAGATAAGAGGAGAAAGTAGTCCAGAGGAGAAACCCTACTCAATGAGGGGAAGAAACTGTGCACTGGCAGTAACAGTAACACAAAACAAGTATGGAGGAGTAAAGTGTAAAGGGAAGAGGACAGGTAGGAAAATGATTAAAGTGCTGTGAAGAAGTTAAAGATCAGACCAGGTGCtctggctcacgcttgtaatcccagcacgttgggaggccgaattgggcagatcacctgaggtctggagttcaagatgagcctggccaacatgacgaaaccccgtctttactgaaaatacaaaaattagcagggcatggtggcacacgcctgtaatcccacctacttgggaggctgaggcaggagaatcgcttgaattgcttcacatggtgaaaccccctctctacaaaatacagaaattagccagacgtgatggtgcgcgcctgtagtcccagctatttgggagatagcaccactgcacttcaaactgggcaacagagccagactccatctcaaaaaaaaaagttgaagatcataattctgaaaaatagaaattaaagaaaagctacaggaaaaaaaatgagatcgAAAAGGAAATGGTTGAGATTCTTTCGTGAAACTGAAGGACCTCCTAGCATTTGACTTGCtgctaaaaataaacaacaaaaaaacttttaaacacattttaaaaaatcgaGGCTCAAGGAAGGAAGACTTTGGCAGAAGGACCATCAGAGACCATAactggtttcttttctttggaaaagaGCAGAAGGTGTAAATGCAAACACAAGCCAGTGTTAGAAAGCTCAATTAACATTTgactttcttccctctccttcataaaaataaaaataatttatgttgaaTTTTTGCATCTTACCCTAtcctttctcatttccatcttctTTGTAATTAATATTAGTGAGTCATTATCAACAGATCAGTAAATggagacaaaagaaaagcatttgcCTGAAACTATTTTCAGGTCACAGAACAGAACTGGCCTTCGAGTTTGTAACCTCTCCATTCTTGGTCTCTATTATCAGACAGCAATAACTACTGAAGAAGACATTCTAGACTACCTAGTACCAGTTAATTTGAATCTTCTATCTGTACTATTTAATGGAAGAAGATGAAACAATAGGTAGTCTCTACCCCAATCATTTGAAATTCTCATGCGCAGGCAAGCACGCTCTCATGGTGGTCTTGCTCAACTCCTGCTGGTAGCCaagaaggtgaggtgggaggtcATGCAAAATCCACCTAATAACTGTTTGTCGACCAATCCTTAATTGACTTTTCGACACTGATGAAGACCAAGAGCCTGTGGAATTACAAAATTCATTACCTCGCAGTGCCTATTTTTTCTAAGGCCTGCATTTTCTGTGTCTGTGCAATTCTGTATTTGTAATAAAGAACcattatcatttcttttcaaTGTCGTATGATACAATCAATTTTACTGATAAGTTCTGAAAATCCTTAAGTAGGCCTGCAAaaatgtggcttcctgtgagcctcCCTATCTGCCTCAGATCTATGTATAAATGGACCCCGTTCAGTTTCACTTGCTTTCAAACACGTACCTTTGAGGTTTGGGAATTCAAGGGCAAAGTGATTTTAATTTGATGCATTTTGTACTTTGACcaataagggaaaaataaatgccCTCAATTTTGATTGGTTCTAGTCATACTTGCCGGTCACTATTTGTCAAACCATTGCACAGAATATCACAGGCATGAAAGATCTCTCAAAAACAGATTTCTGAGGAATGCAAATAAACAGAATGGGGAGGCGGATTAATGTGTTTGATTTCTCAAAAGTCTATTTACTGTCCAATTTATCTTGGTTCTTGGACATGCTAGCAAGTAATTATTCTTATGGCTGGTAAAATGACTactaaacatttattaataattgcagtttcagaattacttttttttttttttttttttttattaagcaGTCATGTGGGTTTCTAAAAATTGTTCCTTCTGGCTAGACACAGGAGCCAGGTGCTGAGTTGACCTGGTGCGAAGTTTCAGGATTGTCCAGTCTTCACAGCAGATCTTCAGCCAGGCCTTCTGAATATTCTCACAGTTACAAAATCTATCCCCCCAGACTCGCAGATGCTGTTTTTCCCCCACTGGCTCTGCACAGAACATCATTATCTTTGCCAAGCTTCTGTCTCTATGGCAATAACAGATGGGAAGTGCTGTGGAATTATTCATGTTCAGGAAAGGAGGCAgtcaagaaggaagaaaaggggggCGGGGTGGAGAGGGGGCACGACCTGGGAGCTCGGCGGTGGGGGCCTAAGGAAGGGAACTTGGGTGGAGGTGCAGCGAGTGGTGGGGATTGGGAGGCTTGTGAGCCTTTCGGAGGCCTGTTGtgaggaaataataataaaaaaaatatacgAGCACAAGTATTTCCAGCCGGCCGACTCCAAATGTGGGCCCCCATAGGAATAACTCGAGGCAGTAAAACTAGAAGAAATTGGAcgaaaatgggggaaaaaaagggacAAAGCTCGAGTCTCCTGAATTCTGTGCACTGCTACTCGGTGGACTATTTCAGTTCCCGATCTTGTGGTGGGGTGGAGAAAAGGGGATTTCTTGGTGTTTCGAAATGTGACGGAGCAGCTCTGCAGAGTTCAATATGCTAATCGGCTACCCTGGGAACCAGGAAGACCACCCTACACGCCTCAGAGGGTCACAGCCGGAAAGCTCTTGAGTCCTATATTCCCAACCTCGTCTCGtcactctccaaaaaaaaaaaagaaaaaggcctcAGTAAACACTGTAAAAACCTGTAATTTATAGCTCCCTTCTGGAACCGAGAGAGCAGCCTGgtggggtggaggcaggaggctggggagcAGGGATAGAAATGTTTGCTCTCGGTTTTGCCAGAACTTTGGCCACCCCTCCCGCCCGACCCGATGGCGGATGGAGGTCAGCCAGGGGAAGGCGTCTGGGTGGAGGCCGCTCGGGCGAGGCCGGGGCCGCCGGGGCGGGGCGGAGCGCCGGCAGCTGGCTGGGCGGCCCTTGGGCAGGAGGCCCCGAGGGGGCGAGGGGCAGCCCAGGAGGGAGGTcccgcgggggcggggagcagAGCCGGCCCCCGGGGCCCTGCAGGGCGGCCGCCGCCCGGCTGCCTCCGGGGCGGGGCGGCCCAGCTGCGGCCCAGCAGGGGGAGGGTCGCCCGTGCCTGACCTCGGGCGGCGGCGCTCTGCCGGGCGAGCACTGCCTCCGCCCTGCCGGCTGCTGGGGTCGCGCACAGTGCACGGCGTGGCTGCCCTGCCCCCTCTTCCCCGCTGCGCGGCGTCCGAGCGGCCAGGGCGCCCCCGGGTCTGGCCCATCACCACAGAGCGGCgggtggggcgggggcggggcggtggcCCCAGACAGCCGGCTGGGCGactaaaggaaggaaggaaggagggagggcggcggtgagggtggggtggggagggaacaTCCTGTCTGCGCCGGGTGCACCGCAGACAGCGCCGCGCGCCAGCCGCCCAGACGGCGCGCGGGGCCAGAAGCGCCGGGCGCGCGCCTGGGGGGAGGGGCACGCGCGCGAGACGACTGGGCCGGGGGGTGCCCTGAGGAGCTACAATAGGCCAGACGGCGCGCGCGTCCCCGAGGGGGTCGGGAGCCGCGaagtggcggcggcggcggcggagacGCCGGCGGTCCCGCGCGCGCGGCGCCGCCGCTGGCTTcgttcccttcccctccccctccccgccgCCCTCGCTCTCCCCCGGGCGGCCGGAGACGGCGGCGGCGTCTGCGGGAAGCCGTGTGTCTCCGCAGTGACGTGGGCGGGCCGAGGACTCGGTGACGTCAGAGGGCTGTGTGTAGCGATGTGTGTGGGGTTCGGAGCGGCGCCGGCACAGCCGAAGGGAGCGGGCGAGCGGCGACGGCGGCGGCGGGCACAGGTGCGGCTCCGGCTCACGGCTGGGACGCGGCGGAGGCGGCGGGAGGCCAGAGGCGCTCACCCTCCTGGGAGCCCGACGGTGGCGACAGGGGCGGTGGGGAGTTCACAAAGCTCGTGGAGCTTCCCGGGCACCGAGGCCCGAGTAGGGGGTTTGGATGCGCGGGTCCCGGGGGGGGGGTCGGGGCCAGAGGGGGTCGCTAGGCGCGTGTCCCACAGCTGATCACGCTTCGTTGGCCCCAGGCGGTGGGCGCGGGCAGGGCAGGGCGCTGCACTTGACGGGAGCTGCGGGGACCCCGGAGACCCGGACGCCCGTCAccgcccccctcccccactccagCAGCGCTCCGCGGGGATGCCCTGGTCTCGACCCGGTCCGTCAGCCCCCGGCGGCGCGGGGATCCGCTCTCGGCGCCTGAACTGCCCCAATGCCCTCTTCGTTCTGGCCCGGGGCTGGCGGGGGGAGGTGCACCATTAGGGTCGCTGAGGTGACACCCGAGAACTTCCCAGGGAGTGGGCGCGCGGAGGGGGGGGGATTTCCACAGTCCTTCCCGCGGCCCCCGCGGGGGGGCGGTGTTGGGAGGGCACTTGGGGTTATCCCAGGCTcgcgggtgggggtggggggactcCTCCCTTTACTTCCCTCCGCCCCCTTGCACACCCACCCCCAGGCTTCCCGTGTCCCTTGTTCTCCCCCTCTTCGGGTTAGAGATAGGTGGGTGGCTTTGAGTGGGCGGAGGACTTCAGGGTTTTAGGGGCTCCCGCATTCTAGGGCATGCCTCTTGCCCTCTTCCTTGGCCTGTGTTGACTGAGGTGTGTTCTCGTGGTGGACAAAAATCTGTACGATGGTTGGTGGCATTGGTCCTTAATCCTTTGGGTCTGTTTTAAGGTAAATTGCTGAGAGTTTGGGAAgtaaaaatttctatttattggatttattttgggttttctctcAAGAAGGAAGTAGAAGagtcttttcttttcccctcttcctccaTTTGCATTCTTTGTGAGGTTTGTCTGCCTTGTGCTTTTTGTCCCGGATTAGTCTTGTTCAAGGTTGGAGATTCCCAGGTGTGGAGTCTATAGCTTTTGGCTTCCATTAAGTAAAATCGCTAACCTTTTAAAGAgagagttaatttttgtctacAGTTATTTCAGAAAATTAGTGTACATGGACTAGCTGAATTAATTCACTTAAAATTGTAACTTGGTTACATATGGTAGATATGTTAACTCCTATCTGATTTTTTTGgatgaaactgttttttttttttttttttaaataggagatgaagtaatggatttttttcctcccttaaaATGGCATAACTGAGAAAGCCTCTGGTACTGATTGAGATGATCTGTTTAAGAGTCTTCATGTTCTGAACTCGAATGGCCTTTTGTGTTGTATTATTGCTAGCTTTCTCCAACTCCAAATTGCTTTCCTATTTAAATGAATGTTCTTCTAGTAAACTGGTGTTAGATTTAAAGAAATCACTCAAGCTTCACCTTTGGTAAAGTGAACTCAGTTTAAGATTGAGCAACTggtttcggccgggtgcggtgtctcacacctgtatttcccgcactttgggagacccaggtgggaggatcacctgtggtctggagttccagaccagcctgaccaatatggtgaaaccccgactcaactaaaaatactaaaaaattagctgggcgtcgtggcttgcgcctgtagtcccagctactcgggaggctgagacaggaaaattgcttgaacccgggaggcggaggttgcagtaagccgagatcactgcactccagcctgggtgacagagcgggactccgttaaaaaaaaaaaaaaaaaaaaaaaaaaaaaaaccaactggTTTTAAACTGGCCCCCTTTGGCCTCTGAAgcaaattcaaatgtaactgttcccccacccccttctcttCTTCCAGATTAATTAAAAGAAGAATGAACTATAATCCTTGAAGATAACTGGGCAGTTTTTTAAGTCGGAGGCTTTTCTCACTGGTTTGAGGATTTACACACGTCTTCGGTTTTCCAGCACAGACCAGCAGACCATCATTTTTAGAGGACATACTCCCTCTGCCCTCCTTTTCGGTTTCCTTGGTGGTAAAGATTAAATTTGGTTGCATCATTTTGAGTTGTGTTTGAGTCTAGATTTTATGGCCCAAGGAATGGCATAAACTTTTCATGTGTTTTGcttaaaacaaaccaaaccatTGCATTGATCCTGGACATCTTTAATTGAGAAATTGGtaactttattttaatatgtatatctGAAGAATTCAAGAAAACAAAGGCATTCTCAGAGGTGTGCCTCTTTATTGTTAGAGGCAAAACGAACAGTTACATAGGACTTGCAGTGAAATTATACCAGATTATATAAGGAGAACCAAAACTAAGTCgcaaaatttattaatttaaggGAATCTCTCTTTGAAAAGTTTCTTTGAGAGTAAGTTACTATAAGCATTTGTATacattcatttcctctttttcaaaTAAGCAACTAAATAGAAATGCTAATCTcagatttaattatttaacaGAAGAGTGTAGGATGGAAAACCTCCGGACAAATTTCTCCTTGGTTCAGGGCTCAAATAAAAAACTGAATGGGATGGGAGATGATGGCAGCCCCCCAGCGAAAAAAATGGTAACAGACATTAATGCAAATGGAAATATGATAAACAAGGTGCCAACAGTTAAGAAGGAACACTTGGATGACTATGGAGAAGCGCCAGTGGAAACTGATGGAGAGCATGTCAAGCGAACCTGTGCTTCTGTTCCTgaaactttacatttaaatcccAGTTTGAAACACACACTGGCACAATTCCATTTAAGTAGTCAGAGCTCGCTGGGTGGACCAGCAGCATTTTCTGCTCGGCATTCCCAAGAAAGCATGTCGCCTACTGTATTTCTGCCTCTTCCATCACCTCAGGTTCTTCCTGGCCCATTGCTCATCCCTTCCGATAGCTCCACAGAACTCACTCAGACTGTATTGGAAGGGGAATCTATTTCTTGTTTTCAAGTTGGAGGAGAAAAGAGACTCTGTTTGCCCCAAGTCTTAAATTCTGTTCTCCGAGAATTTACACTCCAGCAAATAAATACAGTGTGTGATGAATTGTACATATATTGTTCAAGGTGTACTTCAGACCAGCTTCATATCTTAAAGGTACTGGGCATACTTCCATTCAATGCCCCATCCTGTGGGCTGATTACATTAACTGATGCACAAAGATTATGTAATGCTTTATTGCGGCCACGAACTTTTCCTCAAAATGGTAGTGTACTTCCTGCTAAAAACTCATTGGCCCAGTTAAAGGAAACTGGCAGTGCCTTTGAAGTGGAACATGAATGCCTGGGCAAATGTCAGGGTCTGTTTGCACCCCAGTTTTATGTTCAGCCTGATGCTCCATGTATTCAGTGTCTGGAGTGTTGTGGAATGTTTGCACCCCAGACGTTTGTGATGCATTCTCACAGATCACCTGACAAAAGAACTTGCCACTGGGGCTTTGAATCAGCTAAATGGCATTGCTATCTTCATGTGAACCAAAAATACTTAGGAACACctgaagaaaagaaactgaagataattttagaagaaatgaaggagaagTTTAGCATGAGAAGTGGAAAGAGAAATCAATCCAAGGCAAGttttttatatcaatttttaataATGGTAATGGTTTactttgaaatgaaaattctGTGTTTAGTGTGTAAACTTAACCTGTATGTTGAACATTGCtcatgcaacaacaacaaaatgccgATCGATATTTTTGTATTGCAATTTTTAGGCCATAAAGTGCTTTCCAGTGTGTTTTCTCATTTGACTTTCCAAACAGTGGAAAAGTAAGACTTGTGAGAGAAGTAAGactatttctccattttatagataaagcaaatgaagctcagagagatgaaatgaCTTTCCCAAAATTATGTAGCTAGAGAGTGGAGGagttagggctttttttttttttttttgtacttttagtagagaccgggtttcaacatgttggccaggctggtcttgaactcctgacctcgtgatccacccaccttgacctcccaaagggctgggattacagccttgagccaccatGTCCCGCCAGGGCTTCTTTTTCTTATCCTCTTTTGCACACATCCTGCCTCTTGACCACTACGTCTGTTTTTCTAGGACTCAAGATAATTTGCACTTTGGTGTTATCTCCATTTGCAAATGGTACAATGACTAGTCAAAACAATTCCTGTGGGCTCGAAACAGCATTTTTCAGAGATGCACCTATGATTTCTGATGTTTCTATGCTTAGATATTTAGGCTTGCTCAATATTTGAAATGGAAAAGACATGTATCTGAAGAATTTGTGATTTGAGtaagcaagattttttttaagaaagggataactaaaaaaaaaaaaagacagaataaggaaaagtttattttaaactaataaagttttttttttttttttttttgagacggagtctcgctctgtcacctaggctggagtgtagtggcaggatctcagctcactgcaagctccgcctcccgggtttacgccattctcctgcctcagcctcccgagtagctgggactacaggcgcccgccacctcgcccggctagttttttgcattttttagtagagacgcggggtttcactgtgttagccaggatggtcttgatctcctgacctcgtgatctgcccgtctcggcctcccaaagtgctgggattacaggcatgagccaccgcgcccggcctaaactaaTAAAGTGTTAATATAAAAACCtgccaggctcagtgactcacacctgtaatcccaacactttgggaggctgaggtaggtggagcacctgaggtcaggagtttgagaccagcctggccaacgtggtgaaaccccgtctctactaaaaatacaaaaattaggtgggtgtggtgtcacacacttgtaatctgagctactcaggaggctgaggcaggagaatcgcttgaaccccggaggcggaggttgtagtgagccgagattgccccattgcgCTCCAGTATAggcgacaagagggaaactccatcaaaaaacaaaacaaaacaaacgaacaaaaaaaccTATCGGCAggtgggagcagtgactcacaatcccagcactttgggaggccaaggcgggcagggcactcaggtcaggagtttgagaccagcctggacaacatggtaaaaccccatctctactacaaatacaaaaattagccaggcgtggtggtgtgtgcctgtagtcccagctacttgggaggctgagccaggagaatcttgaacctgggaagtgaaggttgcagtgagctgagatcacgccaccacactccagcctgggcatcagagtaagactccgtttcagaaaaaaaagaaaaaagacacacacaacCACCTATCAGCCAAggtatcataattttatttttcccgcTGCATTATCTAGTAGGCTAAACTATTATCTTCATTCTGAGGTTTTGAATGCCTTGGTCCTAGGTAATGGACAAGATTTGGattattaaatattcaatttgttgattgggttattttatattttttctatttgactAAAATTGATGTATAATAACAATTCCTAACAGTGTTTAAAACGTGGCAAGCATTGTTCTTGAGcagttttacatatataattttattcttaacaAGAGGTTGGCTATGTTTCATTTAGGAACTTTGAATTTTTCCACTATTAGTTTTGATTCCTTGAAATATCTTTGCCCttttctattttacagaagaaatgaataaagcatATTAAATGACTGACTGAAGGTTTATTCACAGCAAAGTTAGAACTTGGATTTAGTCCTTAAGACTTGGGATCCTGTGCTTTATTCTGGTGCCTTTAAGGTTTGGAG
This sequence is a window from Macaca fascicularis isolate 582-1 chromosome 2, T2T-MFA8v1.1. Protein-coding genes within it:
- the SKIL gene encoding ski-like protein isoform X2: MENLRTNFSLVQGSNKKLNGMGDDGSPPAKKMVTDINANGNMINKVPTVKKEHLDDYGEAPVETDGEHVKRTCASVPETLHLNPSLKHTLAQFHLSSQSSLGGPAAFSARHSQESMSPTVFLPLPSPQVLPGPLLIPSDSSTELTQTVLEGESISCFQVGGEKRLCLPQVLNSVLREFTLQQINTVCDELYIYCSRCTSDQLHILKVLGILPFNAPSCGLITLTDAQRLCNALLRPRTFPQNGSVLPAKNSLAQLKETGSAFEVEHECLGKCQGLFAPQFYVQPDAPCIQCLECCGMFAPQTFVMHSHRSPDKRTCHWGFESAKWHCYLHVNQKYLGTPEEKKLKIILEEMKEKFSMRSGKRNQSKANAPSGMELQSWYPVIKQEGDHVSQTHSFLHPSYYLYMCDKVVAPNVSLTSAVSQSKELTKTESSKSISRQSEKAHSSCKLQKTVSYPDVSLEEQEKMDLKTSRELCSRLDGSISNNSTSKRKSESATCKLVRDINQVGIGLVAAASSPLLVKDVICEDDKGKIMEDVMRTYLKQQEKLNLILQKKQQLQMNEHAQRMEEFYVEQKDLEKKLEQIMKQKCTCDSNLEKDKEAEYAGQLAELRQRLDHAEADRQELQDELRQEREARQKLEMMIKELKLQILKSSKTAKE
- the SKIL gene encoding ski-like protein isoform X1 codes for the protein MENLRTNFSLVQGSNKKLNGMGDDGSPPAKKMVTDINANGNMINKVPTVKKEHLDDYGEAPVETDGEHVKRTCASVPETLHLNPSLKHTLAQFHLSSQSSLGGPAAFSARHSQESMSPTVFLPLPSPQVLPGPLLIPSDSSTELTQTVLEGESISCFQVGGEKRLCLPQVLNSVLREFTLQQINTVCDELYIYCSRCTSDQLHILKVLGILPFNAPSCGLITLTDAQRLCNALLRPRTFPQNGSVLPAKNSLAQLKETGSAFEVEHECLGKCQGLFAPQFYVQPDAPCIQCLECCGMFAPQTFVMHSHRSPDKRTCHWGFESAKWHCYLHVNQKYLGTPEEKKLKIILEEMKEKFSMRSGKRNQSKANAPSGMELQSWYPVIKQEGDHVSQTHSFLHPSYYLYMCDKVVAPNVSLTSAVSQSKELTKTESSKSISRQSEKAHSSCKLQKTVSYPDVSLEEQEKMDLKTSRELCSRLDGSISNNSTSKRKSESATCKLVRDINQVGIGLVAAASSPLLVKDVICEDDKGKIMEDVMRTYLKQQEKLNLILQKKQQLQMEVKMLSSSKSMKELTEEQQNLQKELESLQNEHAQRMEEFYVEQKDLEKKLEQIMKQKCTCDSNLEKDKEAEYAGQLAELRQRLDHAEADRQELQDELRQEREARQKLEMMIKELKLQILKSSKTAKE
- the SKIL gene encoding ski-like protein isoform X3: MENLRTNFSLVQGSNKKLNGMGDDGSPPAKKMVTDINANGNMINKVPTVKKEHLDDYGEAPVETDGEHVKRTCASVPETLHLNPSLKHTLAQFHLSSQSSLGGPAAFSARHSQESMSPTVFLPLPSPQVLPGPLLIPSDSSTELTQTVLEGESISCFQVGGEKRLCLPQVLNSVLREFTLQQINTVCDELYIYCSRCTSDQLHILKVLGILPFNAPSCGLITLTDAQRLCNALLRPRTFPQNGSVLPAKNSLAQLKETGSAFEVEHECLGKCQGLFAPQFYVQPDAPCIQCLECCGMFAPQTFVMHSHRSPDKRTCHWGFESAKWHCYLHVNQKYLGTPEEKKLKIILEEMKEKFSMRSGKRNQSKANAPSGMELQSWYPVIKQEGDHVSQTHSFLHPSYYLYMCDKVVAPNVSLTSAVSQSKELTKTESNGSISNNSTSKRKSESATCKLVRDINQVGIGLVAAASSPLLVKDVICEDDKGKIMEDVMRTYLKQQEKLNLILQKKQQLQMEVKMLSSSKSMKELTEEQQNLQKELESLQNEHAQRMEEFYVEQKDLEKKLEQIMKQKCTCDSNLEKDKEAEYAGQLAELRQRLDHAEADRQELQDELRQEREARQKLEMMIKELKLQILKSSKTAKE